Proteins co-encoded in one Conger conger chromosome 4, fConCon1.1, whole genome shotgun sequence genomic window:
- the LOC133127499 gene encoding monocyte chemotactic protein 1B-like, with translation MSGSHKLVVLAVLVFGCLVLVSAYIRPTKFTTKCCKKAPPNKVTIEIISYERQNALGHCVDAIIFQTKKHVKFCAAPNAPWVQKKVKELDKKQ, from the exons ATGTCTGGCTCCCATAAACTTGTGGTTTTGGCTGTCCTTGTGTTTGGATGCTTGGTCTTAGTGTCAGCAT ATATTCGACCAACTAAGTTCACCACCAAATGCTGCAAGAAGGCACCACCCAATAAAGTCACCATTGAGATTATCAGCTACGAGCGCCAAAATGCCCTGGGTCATTGTGTGGATGCCATCAT ATTTCAAACAAAGAAACATGTAAAATTTTGCGCTGCTCCCAACGCACCCTGGGTACAGAAAAAAGTCAAAG AATTGGACAAGAAACAATGA